The Streptomyces sp. NBC_01454 genome includes a window with the following:
- a CDS encoding radical SAM protein has translation MTATVVILDCFTVEPSGLGVPPYLSAYVRQGYAALRRSHPGAQVRYLTIDDVRWCLAGGRPAVQAPLSDRLTYSATVNRDKAIELLRDAEAVVVVAGDKVPSVHLHAVNGSQDDIARAVGCVRGRRYLLGPMATWALSEPASWAGLFDSVHTHTVTSGTLALGSRTPAPYEQLEADRSPFTELIEQMPWAPVAELELYRGCTRRAFCRFCNEPGKSPAVAHRTVDDVLAEVGQLYDAGVRHFRLGQQTCFFSYQGRDENAIRALLAGIRERCPELEMLHIDNADPLAVASPVGKRIAAAVAELCTEGNCAPMGIESFDPAVIERNTLTCTEDVLLRAIEHVNEAGAVRGAGGLAKLLPGLNLIYGLPGETHATHLANLKALQRIYDAGLMCHRTNVRLARAFPGTPLAEEETALEGLPSAEHFGTWKADIDEVWDRPMKERVYPAGLDIPGVHAYFVDERGTWFRRLGSYAIQIIDRGVAVPVGTPADVTVTGHAPRVIYGAHRAR, from the coding sequence GTGACCGCCACTGTGGTGATCTTGGATTGCTTCACCGTGGAGCCCAGCGGCCTGGGCGTCCCGCCGTACCTGTCCGCGTACGTGCGGCAGGGGTACGCGGCGCTGCGCCGGTCCCACCCCGGTGCGCAGGTGCGTTACCTGACGATCGACGACGTTCGCTGGTGCCTGGCCGGGGGACGGCCGGCGGTTCAGGCGCCGCTGAGCGACCGGTTGACGTACTCCGCGACCGTCAACCGGGACAAAGCCATAGAGCTGCTGAGGGATGCCGAGGCGGTGGTCGTCGTGGCCGGAGACAAGGTGCCCTCGGTGCACCTGCACGCCGTCAACGGTTCACAGGACGACATCGCGCGCGCGGTCGGCTGCGTGCGCGGCCGCCGCTATCTGCTCGGTCCGATGGCGACGTGGGCCCTGTCGGAGCCGGCCTCGTGGGCCGGACTGTTCGACTCGGTCCATACCCACACCGTCACGTCCGGCACGCTCGCCCTGGGCAGCCGCACACCTGCTCCGTACGAGCAGCTGGAGGCGGACCGGAGTCCGTTCACCGAGCTGATCGAGCAGATGCCCTGGGCTCCGGTCGCCGAGCTGGAGCTGTACCGCGGCTGCACCCGGCGGGCGTTCTGCCGGTTCTGCAACGAGCCGGGCAAGTCGCCGGCGGTCGCGCACCGCACGGTTGATGACGTCCTGGCCGAGGTCGGACAGCTGTACGACGCGGGGGTGCGCCACTTCCGGCTGGGCCAGCAGACATGCTTCTTCTCCTACCAGGGCCGTGACGAGAACGCGATCCGGGCCCTGCTGGCCGGCATCCGGGAACGGTGCCCGGAGCTGGAGATGCTGCACATCGACAACGCCGACCCGCTGGCGGTGGCCTCCCCGGTCGGCAAGCGGATCGCGGCGGCGGTCGCCGAGCTGTGCACCGAGGGCAACTGCGCGCCGATGGGGATCGAGTCGTTCGACCCGGCCGTGATCGAGCGCAACACGCTGACCTGCACCGAGGACGTCCTGTTGCGGGCCATTGAGCACGTGAACGAGGCTGGCGCCGTGCGTGGTGCGGGCGGGCTGGCGAAGCTGCTGCCCGGACTGAACCTGATCTACGGGCTGCCGGGGGAGACCCATGCCACGCACCTGGCCAACCTCAAGGCGCTGCAGCGTATCTACGACGCCGGGCTGATGTGCCACCGCACCAACGTCCGCCTGGCCCGCGCCTTCCCCGGCACCCCGCTCGCCGAGGAGGAGACCGCGCTGGAGGGCCTGCCCTCCGCGGAGCATTTCGGGACGTGGAAGGCCGACATCGACGAGGTCTGGGACCGGCCGATGAAGGAACGCGTCTACCCGGCGGGCCTGGACATCCCCGGTGTGCACGCCTACTTCGTCGATGAGCGGGGCACCTGGTTTCGGCGTCTGGGTTCCTACGCGATCCAGATCATCGACCGCGGCGTCGCCGTCCCAGTGGGAACGCCGGCGGACGTCACCGTCACCGGTCACGCCCCGCGGGTCATCTACGGCGCCCACCGTGCCCGCTGA